A region from the Campylobacter blaseri genome encodes:
- the glyS gene encoding glycine--tRNA ligase subunit beta produces the protein MRLLIEIGVEELPAIPFLKELENIKPKFIKLLDENGLSCDFSFEYTPRRLVIFSQNFPEKQKNEEIQSYGAPKNIALVDGKWSRAAQSFAKKCGISEYELEFVQKDGKEVLYFQSIKKGKDSYLVLEGLIDEFLKSLNFGKSMRWGDTEYEFIRPIRSIACVLDDKNVDIKIFGISSKMAFYPHRNFGYELISFASIDEYFKKLPEFGVVLSKTKREEKILKEFEEIEKKSGLKIELDRDLLDEIVSITEHPTALLGEFDKEFLVLPKEVIITSMKENQRYFPVFKNDKLSNHFIVVSNSLSSDNNIIIKGNEKVLRARLSDAMFFWENDIKVGLKPESLKDIVYMKELGSVYEKELRESSIALKLADIYKDKFSKNINELLKRAIMLSKADLTTSMVGEFGELQGIIGSYYAKEQNEDESIVKAINEQYLPTGENSKLPTSLFSSIVSLSSKLDNIMGLFSIGKIPTGNKDPYALRRAANGVLKIAINENISFNLPQILEEISSNYAKFDLKTVENFILDRLNTIYDTNPSIINACLHSGQRDIKALNSAIIALDEIAKDSGFKEKFTTFKRVANIIKDQKISEVDERRFELDAEKKLYNEFKNLKLELTDYKEYLNSLFGLKDKIDNFFDKVMINVDDEKIKENRVALIGQIYKAFLKVADIKEISI, from the coding sequence ATGAGATTATTGATTGAAATAGGCGTAGAAGAGTTACCTGCAATTCCTTTTTTAAAAGAGTTAGAAAACATAAAACCAAAGTTTATAAAACTTTTAGATGAAAATGGTTTGAGTTGTGATTTTTCTTTTGAATATACTCCAAGAAGACTTGTTATATTTAGCCAAAATTTTCCAGAAAAGCAAAAAAATGAGGAAATTCAAAGCTATGGAGCTCCTAAAAATATTGCATTGGTTGATGGGAAATGGAGCAGAGCAGCACAAAGTTTTGCTAAAAAATGCGGTATAAGTGAATATGAGCTTGAGTTTGTGCAAAAAGATGGTAAAGAGGTTTTATATTTTCAAAGCATAAAAAAAGGAAAGGATAGCTACCTGGTTTTAGAAGGCTTGATAGATGAGTTTTTGAAATCTTTAAATTTTGGAAAATCCATGAGATGGGGTGATACAGAGTATGAATTTATAAGACCTATTCGCTCAATTGCTTGTGTTTTGGACGATAAAAATGTAGATATAAAGATTTTTGGTATAAGTTCAAAAATGGCTTTTTACCCACATAGAAATTTTGGCTATGAGCTAATTAGTTTTGCAAGTATTGATGAGTATTTTAAAAAGTTACCAGAGTTTGGAGTTGTTTTAAGTAAAACAAAAAGAGAAGAGAAAATTTTAAAAGAGTTTGAAGAGATTGAGAAAAAAAGTGGGCTTAAAATAGAACTTGATAGAGATTTGCTCGATGAGATTGTTTCAATTACAGAGCACCCAACTGCCTTGCTTGGTGAGTTTGACAAAGAGTTTTTAGTTCTTCCAAAAGAGGTTATCATAACTTCTATGAAAGAAAATCAAAGATATTTTCCAGTTTTTAAAAATGATAAGCTAAGTAACCATTTTATAGTGGTTAGCAACTCACTATCTAGCGATAACAATATTATAATTAAAGGAAATGAAAAAGTTTTAAGGGCAAGACTTAGTGATGCAATGTTCTTTTGGGAAAACGATATAAAAGTTGGGTTAAAACCTGAGAGTTTAAAAGATATAGTTTATATGAAAGAGCTTGGAAGTGTTTATGAAAAAGAGCTTAGAGAGAGTAGTATAGCTTTAAAATTGGCTGATATTTATAAAGATAAATTTAGCAAGAATATAAACGAGCTTTTAAAAAGAGCTATCATGCTTAGCAAGGCTGATTTAACAACTTCAATGGTTGGAGAGTTTGGCGAGCTTCAAGGGATAATTGGAAGCTATTATGCTAAAGAGCAAAATGAAGATGAAAGTATAGTAAAAGCTATAAATGAGCAGTATCTTCCAACAGGAGAAAACAGCAAACTTCCAACATCACTTTTTTCTTCAATTGTATCACTCTCTTCAAAACTTGATAACATTATGGGGCTTTTTTCAATAGGTAAAATTCCAACAGGAAATAAGGATCCTTACGCTTTAAGAAGAGCTGCAAACGGGGTTTTAAAGATAGCTATTAATGAAAATATAAGTTTTAATTTACCTCAAATTTTAGAAGAAATTTCTAGTAACTATGCTAAATTTGATTTAAAAACAGTTGAAAACTTTATACTTGATAGATTAAATACGATTTATGATACCAACCCTTCAATCATCAATGCTTGTTTGCATAGTGGACAAAGAGATATAAAAGCTTTAAATAGTGCCATTATAGCGCTTGATGAGATAGCTAAAGATAGTGGATTTAAAGAGAAATTTACAACTTTTAAAAGGGTTGCAAATATAATTAAAGATCAAAAAATCAGCGAAGTTGATGAGAGAAGATTTGAGTTAGATGCTGAAAAAAAGCTTTATAACGAGTTTAAAAATCTAAAATTAGAACTAACTGATTATAAAGAGTATTTAAATAGCCTTTTTGGATTAAAAGATAAAATTGATAATTTTTTTGATAAAGTTATGATAAATGTTGATGATGAGAAAATCAAAGAGAATAGAGTAGCACTTATAGGACAAATTTATAAGGCATTCTTAAAAGTTGCTGATATAAAAGAGATATCAATATAA
- the purU gene encoding formyltetrahydrofolate deformylase, with amino-acid sequence MKKYILKIDCNDEKGLIYRISDVIFKFGFNIAKNHEFVDHEINRFFYRAEIITENEIDKTAICGTLNAMLGGKANIRLKTSKKKDIVIFATKETHCLGDLLIKNYSNELNANILAVIANHEDLKNLVEKFDIPFFAIKSDGKERDEHEAEVLKVLEKFEFDYIILAKYMRILSPDFVGRFERKIINIHHSFLPAFIGANPYKQAHQRGVKIIGATAHFVNNDLDEGPIITQDVISINHEMSWQDMRKSGRNVERNVLAAALDLVFDDRVFMYNNKTVIF; translated from the coding sequence ATGAAAAAATATATTTTAAAAATTGATTGCAATGACGAAAAAGGTTTGATATATAGAATTTCTGATGTTATCTTTAAATTTGGTTTTAATATAGCAAAAAACCATGAATTTGTTGATCATGAGATTAATAGGTTTTTTTATAGAGCTGAGATAATAACAGAAAATGAGATTGACAAAACTGCTATTTGTGGAACTTTAAATGCTATGCTTGGCGGCAAAGCAAATATTAGACTAAAAACATCTAAAAAGAAAGATATAGTAATTTTTGCTACAAAAGAGACTCATTGTTTAGGGGATTTGCTTATAAAAAATTATAGTAATGAACTTAATGCAAATATTTTGGCTGTTATTGCAAACCATGAAGATTTGAAAAATTTAGTTGAAAAATTTGATATACCGTTTTTTGCTATCAAATCAGATGGCAAAGAAAGAGATGAGCATGAAGCTGAGGTTTTAAAGGTTTTAGAGAAATTTGAGTTTGATTATATAATTTTAGCTAAATATATGAGAATTTTATCGCCTGATTTTGTTGGCAGATTTGAGCGTAAAATCATAAACATTCATCACTCGTTTTTGCCTGCATTTATAGGCGCAAATCCTTATAAACAAGCTCATCAAAGAGGTGTTAAAATAATTGGAGCAACTGCTCATTTTGTAAATAATGATTTAGATGAAGGGCCAATTATAACTCAAGATGTTATAAGTATAAATCATGAAATGAGCTGGCAAGATATGAGAAAATCAGGGCGAAATGTTGAAAGAAATGTATTGGCTGCTGCGCTTGATTTGGTTTTTGATGATAGGGTTTTTATGTATAACAACAAAACGGTTATTTTTTAA
- the leuB gene encoding 3-isopropylmalate dehydrogenase produces MKKYNICVIKGDGIGPEITTEAIKVLDTVASKFNFDLNYEHFLMGGAAIDVFGEPLPEETLEAAMKSDAVLFGAIGGEKWDNLERHLRPESGLLKLRKRLNAFANLRPAIVFDDLAEASTIKAEALKGVDILVVRELTSGLYFGEPRGKNEEKAFNTMVYTKKEIERISKIAFEAAAKRNKKVTLVDKANVLETSQLWREVVKEIAKDYPDIVLDFMYIDNAAMQLIRDPKQFDVILTENLFGDILSDEASMICGSIGLLPSASIGGRVGIFEPIHGSAPDIAGQGVANPMAMILSAAMMLKYAFNEIEAAECIEKAVRNVLKDGYRTADISRFDAKEICSTNEIGSIISDYVNSDD; encoded by the coding sequence ATGAAAAAATATAATATATGTGTTATAAAAGGCGATGGTATCGGGCCTGAGATTACGACTGAGGCGATAAAAGTTTTAGATACTGTAGCTAGTAAGTTTAATTTTGATCTTAATTATGAGCATTTTTTAATGGGTGGTGCTGCTATTGATGTATTTGGAGAGCCTTTACCTGAAGAGACTTTAGAGGCTGCTATGAAATCTGATGCGGTTTTATTTGGTGCAATTGGTGGAGAAAAATGGGATAATTTAGAAAGACATTTACGCCCAGAATCTGGACTTTTAAAGCTTAGAAAAAGGTTAAATGCTTTTGCAAATTTAAGACCTGCTATTGTTTTTGATGATTTAGCAGAGGCGTCTACCATAAAGGCTGAAGCTTTAAAAGGTGTTGATATTTTAGTTGTAAGAGAGCTTACAAGTGGTCTTTATTTTGGCGAACCAAGAGGAAAAAATGAAGAAAAAGCTTTTAATACTATGGTTTATACAAAAAAAGAGATAGAAAGAATTTCAAAAATAGCTTTTGAGGCAGCAGCAAAAAGAAATAAAAAAGTCACACTAGTTGATAAAGCAAATGTATTAGAAACTAGCCAACTATGGCGTGAAGTTGTAAAAGAGATTGCAAAAGATTATCCAGATATTGTTTTGGATTTTATGTATATAGATAATGCTGCTATGCAACTAATAAGAGATCCAAAGCAATTTGATGTTATTTTAACTGAAAATTTATTTGGCGATATTTTAAGTGATGAAGCCAGTATGATATGTGGCTCTATTGGACTTCTTCCAAGTGCTAGCATTGGTGGTAGAGTTGGTATTTTTGAACCAATTCACGGAAGTGCACCTGATATTGCGGGGCAAGGTGTAGCAAATCCTATGGCTATGATTTTAAGCGCTGCTATGATGCTTAAATATGCTTTTAATGAAATTGAAGCTGCAGAGTGCATAGAAAAAGCGGTGAGGAATGTTTTAAAAGACGGGTATAGAACTGCTGATATATCTAGATTTGACGCGAAAGAAATTTGCTCTACCAATGAAATTGGCTCAATTATAAGCGATTATGTAAATAGTGATGACTGA
- a CDS encoding CiaD-like domain-containing protein translates to MKIEELTKLIIEELKETSKNINADKNLNFQTSNEHNNDTHKASTQTNINNGEKEFLLSVKERILVLFEGLNNFDKGDIEARVELNLKFMEFLLATIEDRLKKLP, encoded by the coding sequence ATGAAGATAGAAGAGTTAACTAAATTAATCATAGAAGAATTAAAAGAGACAAGTAAAAACATTAATGCGGATAAAAATCTAAATTTTCAAACTAGCAACGAACATAATAACGATACTCACAAAGCTTCTACTCAAACCAATATAAATAATGGTGAAAAAGAATTTCTACTATCAGTAAAAGAGAGAATTTTAGTCCTTTTTGAAGGGCTGAACAATTTTGACAAAGGCGATATAGAAGCTAGAGTTGAACTAAATTTAAAGTTTATGGAATTTTTACTTGCAACCATTGAAGATAGACTTAAAAAACTACCATAA
- a CDS encoding 3-isopropylmalate dehydratase small subunit encodes MPKVWKFGDNIDTDIIIAARYLNTSDPDILAKHIMEDKYKDFSTKISSGDIIVAGENFGCGSSREHAPIALKAAGVGAVIAKSFARIFYRNSFNTGLLILECPQVDEIFEGDELQIDIAKGIIKNLTKNEEYKFEPIPPFMQELLNAGGLMNYAKKI; translated from the coding sequence ATGCCAAAAGTATGGAAATTCGGAGACAACATTGATACAGATATAATTATAGCGGCTAGATACCTAAATACATCAGATCCAGATATTTTAGCTAAACATATTATGGAAGATAAATATAAAGATTTTTCCACTAAAATATCAAGTGGTGATATTATAGTCGCTGGTGAAAATTTTGGATGTGGCAGTAGTAGAGAGCATGCTCCAATAGCTTTAAAAGCAGCAGGAGTTGGAGCTGTTATAGCAAAATCTTTTGCAAGAATTTTCTACAGAAACAGCTTTAATACTGGACTTTTAATACTCGAATGCCCGCAAGTTGATGAAATTTTCGAAGGTGATGAACTTCAAATTGATATCGCAAAAGGAATAATTAAAAATTTAACTAAAAATGAAGAGTATAAATTTGAGCCAATTCCACCTTTTATGCAAGAACTTCTTAATGCAGGTGGTCTTATGAATTATGCTAAAAAAATATAA
- a CDS encoding tRNA (cytidine(34)-2'-O)-methyltransferase, translating into MFNIVLVHPQIPQNTGAIGRLCINASLNLHIVKPTVFSLEEKAVRRAGLDYWKKLNPKIWESLDEFLEINKDKFDRFFFATTKSKKPYFETKFQDGDFLLFGGESTGLPMELMKKNFDNAITIPMSKDGRSLNLAMSVGIVAYEAIRQNYSSYKINL; encoded by the coding sequence ATGTTTAATATAGTTTTAGTACACCCTCAAATTCCTCAAAATACAGGTGCTATCGGAAGACTTTGCATAAATGCTAGTTTAAATTTACACATAGTAAAGCCAACTGTTTTTAGCTTAGAGGAAAAGGCTGTTAGAAGAGCCGGGCTTGATTACTGGAAGAAGTTAAATCCTAAAATTTGGGAGAGTTTGGATGAGTTTTTAGAAATAAATAAAGATAAATTTGATAGATTCTTTTTTGCTACAACTAAGAGCAAAAAGCCATATTTTGAAACAAAATTTCAAGATGGTGATTTTTTGCTTTTTGGTGGAGAAAGCACAGGTCTTCCAATGGAACTTATGAAAAAAAATTTTGATAATGCCATTACAATTCCTATGAGCAAAGATGGTAGAAGCCTAAATTTGGCAATGAGTGTTGGAATTGTGGCTTATGAAGCAATTAGACAAAATTATAGTAGCTATAAAATAAATTTATGA
- the galE gene encoding UDP-glucose 4-epimerase GalE has translation MTEKILITGGAGYIGTHTLVELSKAGYEFIVYDNFSNSKEEALKRVEKIIGKSVIFEKGDIRDTNRLKDVFSKYEIDSVIHFAGLKAVGESVEKPLEYYDNNVVGTIKLLEIMREYNCKKIVFSSSATVYNEKNAKDYKPLTEKDPVGNVSNPYGATKYMIEQILKDFYISDDTFKMVILRYFNPVGAHESGLIGEDPNGIPNNLMPYISQTAAGKREFLSVFGGDYDTVDGTGVRDYIHVVDLANAHVKALEYLNKEVFDAKNSIFNIGTGNGYSVLDMVKAFEKASGKKVPYKITKRRAGDIAICYSDPSLAKKILNFKATKTLEDMCKDSWGFQSKNATG, from the coding sequence ATGACGGAGAAAATTTTAATAACAGGTGGAGCAGGATACATAGGAACACATACACTAGTGGAGCTTAGCAAGGCTGGTTATGAGTTTATAGTTTATGACAATTTCTCAAATTCCAAAGAAGAAGCCTTAAAAAGAGTTGAAAAAATTATAGGAAAAAGTGTAATTTTTGAAAAAGGCGATATAAGAGATACAAATAGACTAAAAGATGTATTTAGCAAGTATGAAATTGATTCTGTTATACATTTTGCAGGATTAAAAGCTGTTGGAGAGTCTGTAGAAAAGCCACTTGAATATTATGATAACAATGTAGTGGGCACTATAAAATTGCTTGAAATTATGAGAGAGTATAATTGCAAAAAGATTGTATTTAGCTCATCAGCGACTGTTTATAATGAAAAAAATGCAAAAGATTATAAACCTCTAACTGAAAAAGATCCAGTAGGAAATGTATCAAACCCATATGGCGCAACTAAGTATATGATAGAGCAAATTTTAAAAGATTTTTATATATCTGATGATACATTTAAAATGGTTATTCTTAGGTATTTTAATCCAGTTGGTGCCCATGAAAGTGGACTAATTGGAGAGGATCCAAATGGCATTCCAAACAATCTTATGCCATATATTTCACAAACTGCTGCTGGAAAAAGAGAATTTTTAAGTGTATTTGGAGGGGATTATGATACAGTTGATGGCACAGGGGTAAGAGACTATATACATGTGGTTGATTTAGCAAATGCTCATGTTAAAGCCTTAGAGTATCTAAACAAAGAAGTTTTTGATGCAAAAAATTCCATATTTAACATTGGAACAGGAAATGGATACTCTGTGCTTGATATGGTAAAAGCCTTTGAAAAGGCTAGTGGTAAAAAAGTGCCTTATAAAATAACTAAAAGAAGAGCAGGAGATATTGCTATATGTTATTCAGACCCATCTCTTGCAAAAAAAATCTTAAACTTTAAAGCAACTAAAACACTTGAAGATATGTGCAAGGATAGTTGGGGGTTTCAAAGTAAAAATGCAACCGGGTAG
- a CDS encoding nucleotide sugar dehydrogenase: MEKKLCVIGLGYVGLPLAHAFSKKYKVIGFDINELRIEELSNGFDRTLELSKEQVEEAKKNGMTFSNKLEDIKDCNIYIVTVPTPVDSKNKPDLTPLIKSSATIGKVLSKGDIVIYESTVYPGVTEEICVPELEKTSGLKFNKDFFCGYSPERINPGDKEHTVSKILKITSGSTKEIADVVDKLYQSIITAGTFKATSIKVAEAAKVIENTQRDVNIALVNELALIFDTMGIDTNEVIEAAATKWNFIKLKPGLVGGHCIGVDPYYLTFRAEELGYTPNLILGARQINNAMGKYIAEKTIKILIDNDKKIKNSNILVLGVTFKENCPDVRNTKVIDIVDELRKYGTNVDIYDPWVDLSEEKTHFTHELMAKNPFELEKKYDAIVVAVAHDEFIKLTKEDYKSISNGKEILIDIKGILENPDWRL; encoded by the coding sequence ATGGAAAAAAAATTGTGTGTTATTGGGCTCGGATATGTGGGATTGCCACTAGCTCATGCTTTTAGTAAAAAGTATAAAGTTATAGGTTTTGATATAAATGAATTAAGAATTGAAGAGCTAAGCAATGGGTTTGATAGGACATTGGAGCTTTCAAAAGAGCAAGTAGAAGAGGCCAAAAAAAATGGGATGACTTTTTCAAATAAGCTAGAAGATATAAAAGACTGTAATATTTATATAGTAACAGTTCCAACTCCAGTTGATAGTAAGAATAAACCCGATTTAACTCCTTTGATAAAATCATCAGCAACCATAGGTAAAGTCCTTAGCAAGGGAGATATCGTTATATACGAAAGCACTGTTTATCCAGGAGTTACTGAAGAAATTTGTGTTCCTGAACTTGAAAAGACTTCTGGGCTTAAATTTAATAAAGATTTCTTTTGTGGATACTCTCCTGAACGTATAAATCCAGGCGATAAAGAGCATACTGTTAGTAAAATTTTAAAAATCACAAGTGGAAGCACCAAAGAGATTGCAGATGTTGTTGATAAGCTTTATCAAAGCATAATAACAGCAGGAACTTTTAAAGCAACTTCTATAAAAGTAGCAGAGGCGGCAAAAGTTATAGAAAATACTCAAAGAGATGTTAATATTGCACTGGTTAACGAACTTGCTTTGATATTTGATACCATGGGCATAGATACCAACGAAGTTATAGAAGCAGCGGCTACTAAGTGGAATTTTATAAAGTTAAAACCAGGTCTTGTTGGCGGGCATTGTATAGGAGTTGATCCATACTATCTTACTTTTAGAGCAGAAGAGTTGGGATATACTCCAAATTTGATCCTAGGTGCTAGACAGATAAATAATGCAATGGGTAAATATATAGCAGAAAAAACTATAAAAATTCTAATAGACAATGACAAAAAAATTAAAAATTCAAATATTTTAGTTTTGGGTGTTACCTTTAAAGAAAATTGCCCAGATGTAAGAAATACTAAGGTTATAGATATAGTTGATGAGTTGCGTAAATATGGAACTAATGTAGATATTTATGACCCGTGGGTGGATTTAAGTGAAGAAAAAACACACTTTACTCATGAGCTAATGGCTAAAAATCCTTTTGAGCTTGAGAAAAAATATGATGCTATAGTTGTAGCAGTTGCCCATGATGAGTTTATAAAACTAACTAAAGAGGATTATAAAAGTATTTCAAATGGAAAAGAAATTTTAATAGATATTAAAGGGATTTTGGAAAATCCTGACTGGAGGTTATAA
- a CDS encoding endonuclease/exonuclease/phosphatase family protein, with product MKKIIFLLLVFIYACAGELKIATFNVENLFDDKNNGNEYYDFKIKKTGKSNWNSHKYNKKLKEIASILQSLNADIIALQEIENEEVLKKLASKSGYRYKAFSKGKNSPVGVGFLSKIAIDNTKVYKIENVKTRDILRADFSLDGKKFSLYTTHFLTKNPRDKSKKQSRKQDRIKSAKTLQKAVKDTNLSVVLGDFNTDYSARYDFLLKDIINDGFVNLWDNKFGFNINSKKSSHISGRAIDHILLSSSFFKNGKLFYKNGSFGKFDELRFFNTRKRSVSDHFPIYFTITTDEKQSFKYSKKLKNESINFQEKNVAYKFSSIDEIYGKDIKKPILLKNLVVIYKDKFGISLGDKAGRGVYLFSKDNDIETGTMVDVIVYKTNFYRGNFQIRDFRFNKIYEQKPNLSNYLLPESKLNTARHGDVIESVTGDVKNGKIQTNFGEFLIFSHNKIVKNGKNQTFYNVFFTTYKGKKEFVVK from the coding sequence ATGAAAAAAATTATATTTTTACTTTTAGTTTTTATTTATGCCTGTGCAGGAGAGCTAAAAATAGCAACTTTTAATGTTGAAAATTTATTTGATGATAAAAATAATGGCAATGAATATTATGATTTTAAGATAAAAAAAACAGGTAAATCAAATTGGAACTCGCACAAATATAATAAAAAACTAAAAGAGATAGCAAGTATTTTACAAAGTTTAAATGCTGATATTATAGCCTTGCAAGAGATTGAAAATGAAGAGGTTTTAAAAAAATTAGCTAGTAAAAGTGGCTATAGATATAAAGCCTTTTCAAAAGGTAAAAATTCTCCTGTCGGGGTTGGATTTTTATCAAAAATTGCCATAGATAATACCAAAGTTTATAAAATTGAAAATGTAAAAACTAGAGATATTTTAAGGGCTGATTTTAGCTTAGACGGTAAAAAATTTAGCCTTTACACGACACATTTTTTAACAAAAAACCCTAGAGATAAAAGCAAAAAACAATCAAGAAAACAAGATAGAATTAAAAGTGCAAAAACACTTCAAAAGGCGGTTAAAGATACAAATTTATCAGTAGTTCTGGGTGACTTTAACACAGATTATAGTGCTAGGTATGACTTTCTTTTAAAAGATATAATAAATGATGGATTTGTTAATTTATGGGATAACAAATTTGGATTTAATATAAACTCTAAAAAAAGCTCTCATATATCAGGTAGAGCAATTGATCATATACTTCTTAGCTCTAGTTTTTTTAAAAATGGTAAGCTTTTTTATAAAAATGGGAGTTTTGGTAAATTTGATGAGCTTAGATTTTTTAATACAAGAAAACGCAGTGTCTCAGATCACTTTCCTATATATTTCACTATAACAACTGATGAAAAACAATCTTTTAAATATAGTAAAAAGTTAAAAAATGAGAGTATAAATTTCCAAGAAAAGAATGTGGCTTATAAATTTTCTAGTATAGATGAAATTTATGGAAAAGATATAAAAAAACCTATTTTATTAAAAAATTTAGTAGTTATATATAAAGATAAATTTGGCATTAGCTTAGGAGATAAAGCTGGGCGGGGAGTGTATCTGTTCAGCAAAGATAACGATATAGAAACTGGCACAATGGTCGATGTGATAGTATATAAGACAAATTTTTATAGAGGAAATTTTCAGATAAGAGATTTTAGATTTAACAAAATTTACGAGCAAAAGCCAAATCTATCTAATTATCTTTTACCTGAGTCAAAGTTAAATACCGCAAGACATGGTGATGTGATAGAGAGTGTAACAGGAGATGTCAAAAATGGAAAAATACAGACAAATTTTGGTGAGTTTTTAATCTTTAGCCATAATAAAATTGTAAAAAATGGAAAAAATCAAACTTTTTACAATGTATTTTTTACAACTTATAAAGGTAAAAAGGAATTTGTGGTAAAATGA
- a CDS encoding CCA tRNA nucleotidyltransferase has protein sequence MQPLKIDLKNYHNQNFLYIKDILSKYTNRAYFVGGFVRDIFLGITSKDIDIEVYDINPFEFDEIMKSISAKGVGKKYFVYKYKNYDISLPRTETKTGVGHKAFEVEICNDEELASKRRDFTINSIMINIFSGEILDFYGGLEDLKLKRLKVVNKDSFIEDSLRVLRGVGFASRFDLIIDEESFKIMKNMSLDDLSIDRISGEFKKIFKAKYQDKALKILYELDLIEFLFLTKIEKKEVAKISTILKEGLRYIKNEMFFLYIFLNYLNLDKEKVLKRLSLNTVYKRVIDEPYFDNPSDFDLLKVSLATPLKNWLGLYSDELIKRAKSLGVYEYKFKSKVTAKDVIQDGFSGPDISKELNKRRECELKTFLKNKDR, from the coding sequence TTGCAACCATTGAAGATAGACTTAAAAAACTACCATAATCAAAACTTCTTATATATAAAAGATATATTATCAAAATATACAAATAGAGCTTATTTTGTTGGAGGGTTTGTTAGAGATATTTTTTTAGGTATTACTTCAAAAGATATTGATATCGAAGTATATGACATTAATCCTTTTGAATTTGATGAGATAATGAAAAGCATTAGCGCTAAAGGTGTTGGTAAAAAATACTTTGTTTACAAATACAAAAACTATGATATCTCACTTCCTAGAACAGAAACAAAAACAGGAGTTGGACATAAAGCTTTTGAAGTTGAAATTTGCAATGATGAAGAACTAGCCTCAAAAAGAAGAGATTTTACTATAAATTCAATTATGATAAATATATTTAGTGGTGAAATTTTAGATTTTTATGGTGGATTAGAGGATTTAAAATTAAAAAGATTGAAAGTTGTAAACAAAGATAGTTTTATAGAAGATAGTCTTAGGGTTTTAAGGGGGGTTGGCTTTGCTTCTAGGTTTGATTTAATTATAGACGAAGAGAGCTTTAAGATTATGAAAAATATGAGTTTGGACGATTTAAGCATTGATAGAATTAGTGGCGAATTTAAAAAAATCTTTAAAGCAAAATACCAAGATAAGGCACTAAAAATACTTTATGAATTAGATCTAATAGAGTTTTTATTTTTAACCAAAATAGAAAAAAAAGAGGTTGCTAAAATTTCAACAATTTTAAAAGAGGGGTTAAGATATATTAAAAATGAGATGTTTTTTCTCTATATATTTTTAAATTATTTAAATTTAGATAAAGAAAAAGTTTTAAAAAGGCTAAGCTTAAATACAGTATATAAAAGAGTTATAGATGAGCCATATTTTGACAATCCTAGCGATTTTGATCTGCTAAAAGTATCTTTAGCGACGCCTTTAAAAAACTGGCTTGGATTGTATAGTGATGAGTTAATAAAAAGAGCAAAAAGTCTAGGTGTTTATGAATATAAGTTTAAAAGTAAAGTTACTGCTAAAGATGTGATCCAAGATGGCTTTAGTGGCCCAGATATCTCTAAAGAATTAAATAAAAGAAGAGAGTGTGAATTGAAAACTTTTTTAAAAAACAAAGATAGGTAA